The following are encoded in a window of Saccharothrix longispora genomic DNA:
- a CDS encoding DUF6973 domain-containing protein, whose product MATWSEVRQWQPDIIGQVGDHLSVQKRQVICLQDELDGAKPVGWTGTASEAAADDLRVRRQELEELAARLSAAGKVVDDSEQSARDLVRSVEATEQFAAQNGYRIENGAVVKTSDVGGFLDVAILQVEVQGILARAAEIDTELNSVLKRILSDEIGDAGATMLAAAATAGEDRVADERRHRELVEKYQVKTDGTTIWPSGLTGWLAERRGIKKERVTQSEAEMLDDLQMRKGLLGLKEFGDIRQDALHVAEGKFDGKGGTDGHADAFRHAYWNALMTQRYGEEWAREFATAHERNPSSHHIPVGMDLHNNEVGRSIAQANPGASPEQLANLVEQAVTDGKMVVIDKNDTLVPSNEVPPGETRETKKTPWPTDNPGRDDDHDPGKPSATPDQY is encoded by the coding sequence ATGGCCACGTGGTCCGAGGTCAGGCAGTGGCAGCCGGACATCATCGGACAGGTCGGCGACCACCTCTCCGTGCAGAAGAGGCAGGTGATCTGCCTGCAGGACGAACTCGACGGCGCCAAGCCGGTCGGGTGGACCGGGACGGCATCGGAAGCGGCGGCCGACGACCTCCGCGTCCGTCGTCAGGAACTCGAGGAACTCGCCGCGCGACTGTCCGCGGCGGGGAAGGTCGTCGACGACTCCGAGCAGTCCGCACGCGACCTGGTCCGCAGCGTCGAGGCGACCGAGCAGTTCGCCGCGCAGAACGGCTACCGCATCGAGAACGGCGCCGTCGTGAAGACCTCGGACGTCGGCGGATTCCTGGACGTCGCGATCCTCCAAGTCGAGGTGCAGGGCATCCTGGCCCGTGCGGCCGAGATCGACACGGAGTTGAACTCCGTGCTCAAGCGCATCCTGTCCGACGAGATCGGCGACGCGGGGGCGACCATGTTGGCGGCGGCCGCGACGGCGGGCGAAGACCGCGTGGCCGATGAGCGGCGGCACCGCGAACTGGTGGAGAAGTACCAGGTCAAGACCGATGGCACCACGATCTGGCCGAGCGGTCTGACCGGTTGGCTCGCGGAACGCAGAGGCATCAAGAAGGAGCGCGTCACCCAGTCCGAGGCGGAGATGCTCGACGACCTGCAGATGCGCAAAGGACTGCTCGGTCTCAAGGAGTTCGGCGACATCCGGCAGGACGCGCTGCACGTCGCCGAAGGCAAGTTCGACGGCAAGGGCGGGACCGACGGGCACGCGGACGCCTTCCGGCACGCCTACTGGAATGCGCTGATGACGCAGCGGTACGGTGAGGAGTGGGCCCGCGAGTTCGCCACCGCCCACGAGCGCAATCCGTCGAGCCACCACATCCCGGTGGGCATGGACCTGCACAACAACGAGGTCGGCCGGAGCATCGCGCAGGCCAACCCGGGCGCAAGCCCCGAGCAGTTGGCGAATCTGGTCGAACAGGCGGTCACGGACGGCAAGATGGTGGTCATCGACAAGAACGACACCCTCGTGCCCTCCAACGAGGTACCACCTGGCGAGACTCGCGAGACCAAGAAAACACCGTGGCCCACGGACAACCCCGGGCGCGATGACGACCACGACCCCGGCAAGCCGTCGGCTACCCCGGACCAGTACTGA